Genomic segment of Agrobacterium larrymoorei:
GTCGTCATCTTCGAAACAGCGCAGGACGTGCACCACGGCATCGACTTCGCGGATGTTGGCGAGGAACTTGTTGCCCAGACCTTCACCCTTCGATGCGCCGCGCACGAGACCGGCAATATCCACGAAGGAAATGCGTGTCGGGATGATTTCCTTGGAACCGGCAATATCGGCCAGCACCTTCATGCGCGGGTCCGGCACGGCCACTTCGCCGGTGTTCGGCTCAATGGTGCAGAAGGGATAGTTTGCTGCCTGAGCCGCCGCCGTTTTCGTCAGCGCGTTGAAAAGGGTGGACTTGCCGACATTCGGCAGGCCAACGATACCGCATTTGAAGCCCATGGCTTGAACCTGTCTCTATCTCTTGGAATTCTGTTGCCAGCCTTTTGCGGAATGCACCGGGCAAGGTCAAGTCTTGTCGGCGCAAACCACGCCGATTCCGCCCGAAACTAACGTCAAACAGGTGTTTGGCCAAAGCCGAACCAGGCGGAAATCAGCGCCCAGCCGCCATAGACGATGCCGATGCTGAAAAGCACCGAAAGAATTGCCAGCACCAGGCCGCCGAGAAGGGCGAGATCATCTCGCTGTGCAAGCGCCAGGGCAATGATCAGAATTGTGATGCCCGGCAGCGTGTTGCCGAAGGGAATGGGCAGGGCAATGAGAACTGCCATCAGAAAGATAACGATGCCGATGAAGGCAGGCCCGGCAAAGCGAGCGAGCACATGGCCACGCGGTTTCAGCAGTTTTTCCAGCTTCTCCAGACGCGGCGCGGCCTTGTTTGCAGTCAGTTCGATAATCGAACGGGAGACCGAAAGGCGACCAATGAAACCGGGGAGCACCAGCTTTCTTGCGCGGAAAATGATCTGAAGCGAGAGGATCGCCAGCGCCGTTCCGAAGATCATGCCTGCCGGGATACCGGGTGTGGGGATGATGGCGGGGATGGCGAAGACCAGCAGGACGAAGGCGATGGCCTTGTCACCGAGTTGATCTAGCAGATTGTCTAGCGAGACGCGTTCGGGAAGGCCAAGAGGAAGATTCTTCAAGGCCACAGCCATGCTATGATGTCGCGTCTTGTCATCCATCATATTGCATTACCCCAAAGTGTGCAGAATTAAGGGAGATCGAAGTGTTCATGGCGAAGAAGTGGTGACCGCCAGCTTTGTTTCAAGATCGGTCTGCAGCGGGGGAAATGCCCTACTTAGAACGGCATTAGCGTCGCGAGAGGGATATTTGCCCTATTGAGTTGGGCCGTCAGGTTTTCCTGCTGGCGTTCGGTGAAGGCGCGTTTCGGCAATGGTAAAAACAGATGAGGACCGAAGAAGAGCGTAAAAATTAGGTCGTCCTGCGTCCACATTCTAAATTTTGGCCATTCGTAACGCTGAAAGCCTGTGTCATTGAGTATAGACAAGGTGTCTTCGTTCCAGGTAACTGCGAGATTGGCATTGTGGAAAGGTGAAATTCTCAAATTCTTCTTGGTGTTGTAGATTGCCAGCTTTCTAAGGAAAAAAGAACCAATCCGATAGCTAGAATAACAGCGCTATTGAACTGGATATAATCAGCCACATGAGGTGAATCTGGTGTGAAAACCTTCAGGTTGACGAATAGAAGGATCATGAGCGCCAGGACAGCGACGCCGATGTAAGCCTTCTTGTTTTGCCTCAAATAATGTTCGTATCCGCGGGCAAATTCTTCTTCGGTCAGCTGATATTTGATCTGCTCAACAGGGATTTCTAACAACGCGTCTGTTTCGGTCATGCCAAACTCCTGAATGAACTTTATAACAATCTAAACACAAAGCGTGCCTTAGTCCGTCTTCCCAAACATCTTCTTCAGCATTTCGGCCATGGGCCCGGTCTCCGGCAGCTTCTTCGGTTGTGCGCTGTTGCGGGCCTGATGGATGTGGGATTGGGCGGCGGGTTTGGCAGTTTTCGCGGGTTTCTCCGCTTCGGGCTTGGCACCGGTCGGGAGCGCCAGCTTGTTCATCAGTTGGGAATCTTCACCCTTCACCAGCATAGAGGCATTGTCGGCGATGGCGTCGATAAGAGGTTCCAGCCAGACCTTGTCGGACTTGGCGAAATCACCAAGGACATGTCCGTGCACGCGCTCCTTGTCTCCCGGGTGGCCGATGCCGAGGCGCAGGCGGCGGTATTCCTTGCCGCAGTGGGCGTCGAGTGATTTCAGGCCGTTATGGCCGCCATGGCCGCCGCCGATCTTGATACGGGCGCGGCCTGCGGGCAGGTCCAGTTCGTCGTGAATGGCGATGATGTCGCCGGGCTTCAGCTTGTAGAAACGCATGGCTTCGCCGACGGATTCGCCGGAGAGGTTCATGAAGGTCAAAGGCTTCATCAGCAGAACTTTCTCGCCGGCAATCTCGCCCTCGGAAATCTCTGCCTTGAATTTTTTGGACCACGGCGCAAACGAGGGCAGGCGTTGCAGGGCATCGACCACCATGAAGCCGATATTGTGCCTGTTTCCGGCATATTGACTGCCGGGATTGCCAAGGCCTGCAATGATGATCATGGACGTATTCCGCTTTCCGCAAATTCTCGTTGCTCTTCACCAACGCGAAACGGGGCGGGTGTCAACTTTTTTGTAGCAGAACGGACACTCACTCGTGGATGATGAGGCCGTATTTCTGGTAGATGCGCTTTTGCGTGCCATCGGCAATCAGCCCATCCAGCGCTTTCTGCATTTTCTCGATCAGCTCGTCAGGCACGCTTTTGTGGCAGGCCATGCCAAGACTTTGGTGGCTGAAGGTGATCACTTCCGCGAATATGCCATTCGGCAGATTTTTAAGGGCACTCTCGGACATGGGCATCAGGTCGATGCGACCGGCAGCAAGCTTGGAAAGCGTGTTGTTGAAATCCGCGCTGATATCGATGCGCGGGAAATTCAGGGCATGGAGCAGGGCCTCCGTATAGTCGTTCCGCTGCGTGCCGACCGTGTATGCCTTGGCGTCATCCAGCGACGTGATGCCGAAATGGGAATCCTTGCGAGCGACCAGCACGTTGCGGTCGGTGTGGATAGGCGACACCCATTTGAAGCGGTTTTCGCGCTCCGGCGTGCGCGCGGCGGCAAAGACGCAATGCATCGGCTCGTTTTCGGCAAGCGCTATGGCGCGTGCCCATGGCATGACGGTCGCTTCATAGGAAATATTTGTGCGCTCGAAGACGATCTTCAACTGGTCCATATAGACGCCGGTTGGATTGCCATCGGCATCGCGCAGATTATAGGGCGGGTAATATTCCGTTGAAAGAATAAGCTTTTCCGCGCTGGCGGGTGCCGACGCGAAAAGCAGTGCTGCACAAAAAAACCATCGCCACATTCCGCTCCCCCAAGCTTATGTTCCGACTTTTTCCATTCTCTCGTCTTCGACCGGCATGATGTAATTTGCCATCAGAGTGCGGATCGGCTGCGGTCTGGCGAAAAGATATCCTTGGCCGCAATCCACGCCGATGTCTCGCAACATGGCCTTCTGCTGTTCCGTTTCGATGCCTTCTGCAATGACGATGCAGTTCATCTTGTGTGAAATCGCGCTGATGCCTTCCACGAGCATGCGGCTGCGGGTGCTGACATCCGATACGTCATCGCTGATGGAGCGGGTAAAGGACTGGTCGATCTTGACGATATCCACCGGGAAGCGGTTGAGATAGCTCAGCGACGAATAGCCGGTGCCGAAATCATCCAGCGCTATGCGGCAGCCCAGCTGGCGTATGGCGTTCAGCACGGCCCGGATTTGCGGGTCGTCATGCATCAGAACGGCTTCGGTAATCTCTACGATCAGGCGATGCGGGATGATGCCATGGCGGTAAAGCAGCCCGGCGATGCGGGTCGGCAGGCCCGGTTCGAATTGCTGCGCCGAGAAATTGACCGCGACATAGGCCTTTTCCAGTCCGGGCAATTTCGAGACTTCGGCAAGGTTGTGCAGCGAATGCTCGAGAATGACATTGCCGATGCGCGCGATGCTGCCATTTTCTTCGGCAACGCCGATGATGGGGCCGGGTGGCAGGATGCCTTTACGGGGATGGTTGAGCCGCATCAGCGCTTCGAAACCACGGGTCACGCCGCTGTCCAGTTCCTGAATTGGCTGGAAATGCGCCTCGAACCAGTCGCCTTCGATGGCCTGTTCGATATCCTGCTCGATCTCGGCACGCTCCCGCGCCTCGTTCATGATGGCGGGATCGAAGACCTGCGCGCCGTTCTTGCCCGCGCGCTTTCTGGTGTACATGGCCAGATCGGAATTCTGCAGCAATTCGGAAGCGCTGCCTGCATGTTCGGGATAGATGGCGAGGCCGATACTGGCGCTGAGGCGCACGCTTTGCGAGGCGACGAGGAAGGGCTCTTCGAACATGGCGCTGATCTGATCGCAGAGCGCAAGCGCGCGCTCCTGCACGTCGGGCCCGGCCAGCAGAAGCGCAAACTCATCGCCGCCGAGGCGCGAGGCGCTATCCATGGGGGTCAGCATGCGGTTGAGGCGAACGACGAATTCCTTGAGAACGGCATCGCCTGCGGCGTGGCCGAGATTATCGTTGATGCCCTTGAAGCGGTCGAGATCGATGAAAAGGCAGGCAAGCTCGGTCTGGCTCGCATCCGCTTCCATGATCTGCTGATCGAGCATGGATTCAAAGCCCTGACGGTTGAGGAGCCCGGTCAGATGATCGGAAATGGCCTGAAGGCGGTTACGCTTTTCGGAGCGGCGAAGCTCGGTCACGTCCGTCATGATGCTGAGGACTTCGGAGCCGTCTTTTTCGTCTGCGGAGTTCAGCGCCTTTTCGGAAATCAGCACATCCATCAACCGTCCATCGGCGCAGATGAAGCGGACTGTCAGATCGGCGTCTGTGGATTTGCCATCCATTGCTGCGTGATGCTTGCGGCGCTGACGGAAGCTTTCGCGGTCCTTCGCGTGCAGCAGATCTTCGAAGTTGCGGGCCAGCGCATCCCGGCGGCTATAGCCCGTGGCCTCGACCCAGTAATCGCTGACCGCGGCGATGCGATCCCGCACATCGAGCGAGAACAGCATGGCCGGGGTGCGATTGTAAATCTCGGTGGTGCGGCGATGCGCGCGCTTGATCTCGTGCTCCTCACGCTCCAGCTGGATCTGCATTTCGTTGAAGCTTCGCGCGAGACGGCCCATTTCGTCGCTGGAACGCCAGTCTACATGGTGGCGTGAGCCGAGCCGCCGAGTTGCCTCGATGGCGGCAGTGAGGCGGAGAAGCGGCTTCATGATCATCAGGCGGTTGCCGATGATGGCCGAGAGGAAGATCGTCAGGATCGACAGGACGAAAATGGAGAGGAACGACAGTTCGATGCGGCTGAGAGAGGAGAACAGCCCGACATTCCGGAAGAAGATGGTGATCGTGCCGACCTTGGTCTCGCCGTCCAGATTCTTGTAGAGAATATCGCGGGTCAGGAAGGACGTATCGTCCGGCTGGCCGGTGCCGGTGGTCTGCGTCACGTCCAGCTGGCCAAAACTGTCCTTCACCTTGACCATGTAGATGGCTGGATCGGCAACCAGCGTGCCGGTGATCTGGTTGATTGTCTCGTCATCGAGGTCCCACAAAGGACGGCCCAGAGCTTGCGCGTTGGCGATGATGAGGATTTCCAGTCTGTCGCGCTGGCTTGAGATGGATTCGTTATAGGAAAGCGTCAGCAGGATGGTGAAAAGCGGAGCGACAACGGCCAGGAGGACGCCGGAAACGATCGCTATGAAACGCCTTTCTACGGAATGAGTCATATGCCTCTGCTACCGCCCCTGTCGCTCAAGTTCCCCGATCCATGCGGGTAATGCCCGAATGAACTGCTTCTGTTTCTAAAAAACTGGAAGGAGCTTGAGAGACTTCCCCCTATTCAGCAATTGGTTTTAGAGCCAA
This window contains:
- a CDS encoding exopolysaccharide biosynthesis protein, with amino-acid sequence MKNLPLGLPERVSLDNLLDQLGDKAIAFVLLVFAIPAIIPTPGIPAGMIFGTALAILSLQIIFRARKLVLPGFIGRLSVSRSIIELTANKAAPRLEKLEKLLKPRGHVLARFAGPAFIGIVIFLMAVLIALPIPFGNTLPGITILIIALALAQRDDLALLGGLVLAILSVLFSIGIVYGGWALISAWFGFGQTPV
- a CDS encoding YcxB family protein, with the protein product MRISPFHNANLAVTWNEDTLSILNDTGFQRYEWPKFRMWTQDDLIFTLFFGPHLFLPLPKRAFTERQQENLTAQLNRANIPLATLMPF
- the pth gene encoding aminoacyl-tRNA hydrolase, with product MIIIAGLGNPGSQYAGNRHNIGFMVVDALQRLPSFAPWSKKFKAEISEGEIAGEKVLLMKPLTFMNLSGESVGEAMRFYKLKPGDIIAIHDELDLPAGRARIKIGGGHGGHNGLKSLDAHCGKEYRRLRLGIGHPGDKERVHGHVLGDFAKSDKVWLEPLIDAIADNASMLVKGEDSQLMNKLALPTGAKPEAEKPAKTAKPAAQSHIHQARNSAQPKKLPETGPMAEMLKKMFGKTD
- a CDS encoding substrate-binding periplasmic protein, which translates into the protein MWRWFFCAALLFASAPASAEKLILSTEYYPPYNLRDADGNPTGVYMDQLKIVFERTNISYEATVMPWARAIALAENEPMHCVFAAARTPERENRFKWVSPIHTDRNVLVARKDSHFGITSLDDAKAYTVGTQRNDYTEALLHALNFPRIDISADFNNTLSKLAAGRIDLMPMSESALKNLPNGIFAEVITFSHQSLGMACHKSVPDELIEKMQKALDGLIADGTQKRIYQKYGLIIHE
- a CDS encoding EAL domain-containing protein — encoded protein: MTHSVERRFIAIVSGVLLAVVAPLFTILLTLSYNESISSQRDRLEILIIANAQALGRPLWDLDDETINQITGTLVADPAIYMVKVKDSFGQLDVTQTTGTGQPDDTSFLTRDILYKNLDGETKVGTITIFFRNVGLFSSLSRIELSFLSIFVLSILTIFLSAIIGNRLMIMKPLLRLTAAIEATRRLGSRHHVDWRSSDEMGRLARSFNEMQIQLEREEHEIKRAHRRTTEIYNRTPAMLFSLDVRDRIAAVSDYWVEATGYSRRDALARNFEDLLHAKDRESFRQRRKHHAAMDGKSTDADLTVRFICADGRLMDVLISEKALNSADEKDGSEVLSIMTDVTELRRSEKRNRLQAISDHLTGLLNRQGFESMLDQQIMEADASQTELACLFIDLDRFKGINDNLGHAAGDAVLKEFVVRLNRMLTPMDSASRLGGDEFALLLAGPDVQERALALCDQISAMFEEPFLVASQSVRLSASIGLAIYPEHAGSASELLQNSDLAMYTRKRAGKNGAQVFDPAIMNEARERAEIEQDIEQAIEGDWFEAHFQPIQELDSGVTRGFEALMRLNHPRKGILPPGPIIGVAEENGSIARIGNVILEHSLHNLAEVSKLPGLEKAYVAVNFSAQQFEPGLPTRIAGLLYRHGIIPHRLIVEITEAVLMHDDPQIRAVLNAIRQLGCRIALDDFGTGYSSLSYLNRFPVDIVKIDQSFTRSISDDVSDVSTRSRMLVEGISAISHKMNCIVIAEGIETEQQKAMLRDIGVDCGQGYLFARPQPIRTLMANYIMPVEDERMEKVGT